From a single Thermothielavioides terrestris NRRL 8126 chromosome 1, complete sequence genomic region:
- a CDS encoding glycoside hydrolase family 31 protein (CAZy_ID 269681), translating into MPPQRERIPTGWWPSPQQHENSPSLRLSSSQPPPPFVFTFETVRHNVFRTTFSSETHPVPPYPSVPRMETQLDGIQPVVTSTEKSKSIKIGYITASVHFAGETPLVSISIEGQPFPILQDLPNRSYVADGEGVSHYTRYNRKTLHVGLGEKAAPMNLSGRRFELSATDSFGYDVYRTDPLYKNIPLLINATPDGCVATFSTSQGRGQYSIGAEMDGMHGFFKVYRQDYGGLEEYIIVGKTLKEVVRTYADLAGYPLLVPRWAFGYISGGMKYSMLDDPPAHEAMMQLARKLKELDIPCSAHQMSSGYTVSATPPRTRNVFTWNRHRFPDPEGWIHEFHKQGIRLIANIKPYVIGSHPEYEKLRAAGALFTDPHTGKPAVTKLWSAGGGESADGGHIDFTSKAGFDWWYNGVKELARQGIDCMWNDNNEYTIPDDDWKCALDLPLLQIPPGAEKRPQVGVWGRNVHTELHGKASHDALVDVNPDVRPFVLTRSATAGTMRYAASSWSGDNVTSWEGMKGANALSLNAGMSLLQCYGHDIGGFEGEQPSPELLLRWVQLGIHSPRFAINCFKTASGDNSVGDVIEPWMYPAITHLVRKAIKRRYALIPYIYSLMLESNRTATPPQRWTGWGYESDPEVWTSVELTNGETQYWFGDALLIGGVYEPGVSKSRMYLPKAADAERDEGFMNTNAPFQYLASGQWVDIDAEWHGAGIPVLAKVGAAIPVGRDVQVLSPGEQDNVANLPLDDYRGVEIFPPKGRSLNGQWHTTTWYEDDGVSAAHKNRVSSYTFAYTATEAGASGEIKVKFSKDESSGFEAPWKTLVVILPSGDERTVVSDDGRTVVQLGVDAQGRNRFELQ; encoded by the coding sequence ATGCCGCCTCAGAGAGAACGCATCCCTACGGGATGGTGGCCCAGTCCTCAACAGCATGAGAACTCTCCGTCGCTGCGCCTCAGCTCTTCCCAGCCCCCTCCGCCGTTCGTGTTCACGTTCGAGACTGTCCGCCACAATGTCTTTAGGACGACTTTCAGTTCCGAGACTCACCCCGTTCCGCCGTATCCCAGTGTCCCGCGGATGGAGACACAGTTGGATGGGATCCAGCCCGTGGTGACCTCGACGGAGAAGAGCAAGAGCATCAAGATAGGCTACATCACTGCCAGCGTGCACTTCGCCGGGGAGACGCCGCTGGTTTCCATATCCATTGAGGGCCAGCCATTCCCTATCCTCCAGGATCTGCCGAACCGGAGCtacgtcgccgacggcgaaggCGTTTCCCATTACACGCGTTACAACCGCAAGACGCTGCACGTCGGTCTCGGCGAGAAGGCAGCGCCGATGAACCTTTCCGGCCGCCGCTTCGAGCTCTCGGCCACAGACAGCTTCGGGTACGACGTCTATCGGACCGATCCCCTGTACAAGAACATTCCGCTGTTGATCAATGCCACACCGGACGGTTGCGTGGCCACCTTCTCCACGAGCCAGGGCCGCGGCCAGTACTCGATCGGCGCCGAGATGGATGGAATGCACGGTTTCTTCAAGGTCTACCGCCAGGATTACGGCGGCCTGGAGGAGTACATCATCGTCGGCAAGACGCTGAAGGAAGTTGTGCGAACCTACGCTGATTTGGCCGGCTATCCTCTCCTCGTCCCCCGATGGGCGTTCGGCTACATCTCAGGCGGCATGAAGTACTCCATGCTGGACGACCCTCCGGCGCACGAGGCGATGATGCAGCTCGCCCGCAAGCTGAAGGAGCTCGACATCCCATGCTCAGCGCATCAGATGTCTTCGGGCTATACCGTCTCGGCGACGCCACCTAGGACGCGCAACGTGTTCACATGGAACCGGCACCGGTTCCCGGACCCGGAGGGCTGGATCCATGAGTTCCACAAACAAGGCATTCGGCTAATTGCCAACATCAAGCCGTATGTGATCGGAAGCCACCCAGAGTACGAAAAGCTCagggccgccggcgcgttGTTCACGGACCCGCACACGGGCAAGCCGGCCGTGACCAAGCTCTGgagcgcgggcggcggcgagagcgcTGACGGCGGCCACATCGACTTCACCTCCAAGGCCGGCTTTGACTGGTGGTACAACGGCGTCAAGGAGCTGGCTCGGCAGGGCATCGACTGCATGTGGAACGACAACAACGAATACACCATTCCCGACGACGACTGGAAGTGCGCGCTAGACCTTCCGCTCCTCCAGATCCCCCCAGGAGCCGAGAAGCGTCCGCAGGTGGGCGTCTGGGGGCGAAACGTCCATACCGAGCTCCACGGCAAGGCCTCCCACGACGCGCTCGTCGACGTCAACCCCGACGTCCGCCCCTTTGTGCTCACGCGAAGTGCGACAGCCGGCACGATGCGGTATGCGGCTAGCTCGTGGAGCGGCGACAACGTGACCAGCTGGGAGGGGATGAAAGGCGCCAACGCGCTGTCGCTCAACGCTGGCATGAGTCTGCTGCAATGCTACGGCCACGACATTGGCGGCTTCGAGGGCGAGCAGCCTAGCCCCGAGCTTCTCTTGCGGTGGGTGCAGCTGGGCATCCATTCGCCGCGCTTCGCCATCAACTGCTTCAAAACCGCCTCTGGCGACAACTCGGTCGGCGATGTCATCGAGCCCTGGATGTACCCGGCCATCACGCACCTGGTGCGCAAGGCGATCAAGCGTCGCTACGCGCTCATCCCCTACATATACTCGCTCATGCTCGAAAGCAACCGCACCGCGACCCCGCCGCAAAGGTGGACCGGCTGGGGGTACGAGTCCGATCCGGAGGTGTGGACGTCAGTTGAGCTCACCAACGGCGAGACGCAGTACTGGTTTGGCGACGCGCTGCTCATTGGGGGAGTGTACGAACCGGGCGTGTCCAAGAGCCGCATGTACCTTCCCAaggccgccgatgccgagagAGATGAGGGCTTCATGAACACGAACGCGCCGTTCCAGTATCTCGCTTCCGGTCAGTGGGTCGACATCGATGCTGAGTggcacggcgccggcataCCAGTCTTGGCTAAGGTGGGAGCGGCCATCCCCGTCGGGAGGGACGTCCAGGTGCTCTCTCCTGGCGAGCAGGATAACGTGGCAAACCTGCCATTGGATGACTACCGTGGTGTCGAGATATTCCCCCCTAAGGGCCGGTCGTTGAATGGCCAATGGCATACCACAACTTGGTACGAGGATGATggcgtctcggcggcgcaCAAGAACAGGGTCTCGTCTTACACCTTTGCCTACACCGCCACGGAAGCGGGAGCTTCGGGGGAAATCAAGGTCAAGTTCTCGAAGGACGAATCTTCGGGCTTCGAGGCGCCATGGAAGACGCTCGTTGTCATTCTGCCATCTGGCGACGAGCGCACGGTGGTCAGCGACGACGGAAGGACAGTGGTTCAGCTTGGGGTGGATGCGCAAGGAAGGAATCGGTTTGAGCTGCAGTAA